TCAACTTTTCTTAGAGTTGCTCCTTGGTCAAGAAATAATCAAGAGGCATGTCTTCTTAGTTTTCTCTTTGATTAGTGAACTTCTTAGTGATGGTTGTTTGGTTATTGTTGGCTTGGTTTAAGTTGCTTGCAATCATGTCAATAGGGTTAGATGCTATGggagaagaaaaaatagaacaacAATCACGAATTTATTTTCTCGTGAAATATCTTGAGAAAATTCTCTTAGACGGCGCCAATGATACTGCTCTAAACTTCTCTGTGGGTATAGGTCATTGGATATGGATCTACAAAATAAGAGAATATCCGGTAGTTGGTTTGGCATGCATGTTGTTTTGCAAGTTTTCTCCATTGTCTTGGGCATCAATAACTTCAGATCTAGTTTTTTGTTTTAGGGATCGAGATTTGTGATTGAGGTAGAGCATCTTGAGGTCTTTAGCCACTTCTCCTCCCGCACAGCTGACCTTCAAGACGCAATAGAACGTGTGGAATATTCGTTGGCTCTCTCGTTGCAACACTGACAAGGGTTCTGACTTGGATTGCTACTCGGGTTAGACCTCCTTTATACAAAGTATGCCTTGATCTATGTTTGGTGGACGCTCCTTGCTCTTCAGTATGTTGTTAGTTCCGACTTCAAAAATGAGCGCTTCCCTTCCCCTGGTGATTTAGCTTGGACACTGTTGTTAGACTTTTGGATATGATTGAAAGCAAATCTAATGTTGCATGTGTGTTTTCTGCTAATATAAATCTTCTAGAGAGGTTCTTGCTCTTCTCTCAGCCTTTCTAAAGGCTGATGAGATTAATCCTTGGCCGGAGTTTAGTGGCAACAATGATGTTGCTTCCTTAATTGCTAAAGCTTTCTATTTGCATGGATTTGAGCTGGATTCAATTGCTTTGGGTCTTTATTTTCTCTTGCCTGTGACGCTAGAGTCATTTTAATGAAATGCTTCAATCTTCAGGGAAAAAAATAAAGCCCCAATTAAGATGTAGATGGCTTTTCTTAAAGGCAAAACTAGATAACATTAGTttcaaaaattactttttaatcctTTAAATATagcataaataataaatttatcctTTTATCCATCCGACGTCCCTCCCTAACATccttctataaaaaatattaaatatactgTTAGTGAAAAGAGAATTGACcaaattactatttttaaaCATCACACTTTAATATCTAAAGTTCTTCCCTCAAAGAATCAAACCAATAAAATTTATTCACAAATCCcagcaataaattaaaatttttaaatttaatctccacaaacaaaaaaaaaaataaattcaagatTTAAATTCCATAAATCCAGCACAAATCAAAATAGATAAATCtaaattatcaaaaattaaaaatcaaaattcaactGAATTTCTTCGCCGTTTGTCACTACTCACTGTCACCTGTCGCTTGCATCACCCGGTCGTTACCAGCCGCTCGTATCTCTCCCTGTTCGTCATCACATGCAGCTTGCGTCGCTTGTCATCGCTAGTGACTCGCGCCGTTCACCATCGTGTGCTGTTGCTTGCCATTTCACATTGCTAGCCGTCGACCGCTGCTTGCTGTCACCCTCTGCTTGCTACTTCTTGTAGTTGTCCGCACCTCCATCCCCTTTGACCATACATGAATAATGAATATGATTCGAGAATTTGAAGAGGATgaagttaatttaaaatttcagaagGATGAAAGGGATTTAAAGATATTTTTGAAACtatattttcactttttttaatcaaatttaaatcaTAATTATTAGATGAAAAAATCcctaattttaatgaaaaattaaatcgttaaatgttaaaaatagaGTGATAAATTTGTTATTATACTCCacatgtaaaaataaaaaaagtaacttttcaaaaaaaaattcataaaaattgtAGAAAGAGAAGGCTTGTATTTCcgaatttctatttaaaacactatttcaaaaaaaattattagaaagtttttaatttaattttaatttagtaggcatattttaattatatgaatgtcaagttaataaaaaaattttttaatttactttttttttcatcatttaaatatatatttttgaaaatagcTTTATAAGATCCCAACTACAAATTGCAACAGAATAAGAGTAAAAGGAGAAGAGTAATTAAAATgccttatattttaattcaatccAAACAATTCATGTTAATGAAAAATGCAATTTCTCTACAGTTTTCTCTGCAAACTGAACTGAATGGAGCTAGTCTGTGTAATAGATTGGCATTGCAAAAGAGTAAGAATTGTTGGCTTCAAATTTCTAACACAAACAGTAAAAAACCAAATTACAAGCAAACAATAAAATTCaagttttaaacaagtttaagAATGGTTTGCATCAGAACCTCTTCCTCAGCATGAACAACCAGAGAAGCTAACACAAACATGTTCTTCAGCATCACCGTGTTACTCTATAACCCTACACATTCAAATAACATATAACAAGCAACAATCAGTTTTAAGATAAGAGAAACAAAAACAAGGCAATCAAAATTTATGCACATGTCAATCCTGCCGTTTCCCCTCACtcttatctctttttttttttaaacaaaaaatttgAAGTCGATAATGGATCCATTTGATCGAGACTTGTGCTAAAAGCCCAATCGTACTTTTCTTTCTCAACCTGTCCCAGTTTTTTCCTTCACAATCTCTCTATTTCTCACTCAAGTTACTACAATTTTCTCCCCTTAAGCTTCATCAAGCAATATCTAGCTAGTTCTTATAAAAAGTGAGTTTTTTTTTGGCTTTTCTTTTCATTACTcactgttttttgttttttttttttttttcgtactTCTTGATTAAAAATCTTGTTGACGATAGTTTTGTTGTTACATTTAATCTTTAAATCTTTGCTTTCATTATTTGTTGTTTTTAATCTTTAGCTTATTTGCtatctatataattattttaactatGATGTTTAAGAATGATAGATTTATAGTATTTATTTGATGTATTTAAGCTTATTACATAGTTGTGTATCTTAGCTTTACTTGTATCTAGCAGTATCTAATCATTTTATGAACTTAGCAAACTTTCAAAAGAATTTGCATGCAGCCAAGCCTTTACTATCATGACTCATGTTACGGTCGTCATAGGCTTATTTCCCTCACCTGCGACCGCAAACGTGATTTAAAACCACGTTCCAGGCTGGTTCCAGTTCAAGTCCAAAAAAGGGGCACTGAAACCCGCCACTCTATACCACTATTTCAGACTGTTTCACGAATCAGAACAGTTGATCAGATCCGTTTCACAATTCGAACCAGCCTATGGCAGGATCTACTCCAATTTACCCCATGCTTAGCCAAATTGTTATAGTTTCTTATTTCCTAAACCAAGATTAATCCACCCTGAGTTCACATAAAGATCAACCTGAATTTTTTAAGTTGACAAACTAGGCGTCAAGCTAGCTCGACTCAGTTAACAGTCATCTTACAAAATAACAAAGCGTAGAAAGCACACAAACCTTAACCCGTTTCAACAGATCCTTAGCATTAGCATCATTGTTGAAATGATCACGTACAGGCTGCAGAATATATTGAGGACACAATTAGCTTGTTAACTTTAAGAAATTGTACACCACGCATCACATAATAAAAGCAAGATGGACAATCAATCATGTAGACAGTAGACACAATTATCTTTAAAATACAACCACAACATCaagaacaataataatatataccATGTAACTAAACTGCAGGATGAGGCATTAATATCGATACAAAAAGATGGCAGTTAAGAACAATCACAGTAACATGTTTGGTGGAAAGATTTAAGTCATTCATTCAtctaaattaacaaaatatagAATTCATTTATGTAAACAGACTCTACAAAAAAGCAAATGCAGTATTAGGAATTCAATTGTGAATGACTGATTATATTTGGTAATATAAAATGAGAAACCAGCTTACAAACCTTCCTGGTTATTTAACAGCCACCATCAGAAACTCCACCCTTCAAACCTTGGCCTTCAACTTAACATAAATATCCATGTCAATCATGGTAAGTTTCAGGCCAAGCCACATGAGACGCATTTTTATCTTAATAGATCCAAGATAGTAGTATATAGGCCTATCAAGATGAATACTATAAGCAGGGGTAGAAATGGATTACCTGCAGTATCTTATTTAATGCTCTAGCCAGAGAAGGTTTCAGGTCACCAGGATGCAGTTCACCACTTTCATATTCAGCAACAACTTCTTCAAAGCTTTTAAAGATCCTAAATCAATACAAGAATGCATAACCATCAAGATACAGCTTATTGAAGTTGAACTACACAGTAATCAAGCATTTGTTACAATCATAAGTTCATGATCAATAAGACTTAACATAAGAATGAAGTGATTAGGAGGAACTGCCAAACTTGAGAAAGTGTAGGCAAATTTTAGACTCAGAAAAGGgggagaaaaagaggaaaaggtgAACAGAACACAACACACTTCCTTTTTTCCCCCTCCCCTttgctcagtcagtcagtctCAAATCATTGCCAAAGCTGAAGCCAAAACAGTAAACGCTGAAGTAACTAGAAGGTAAGAGAACTTACTTTTCTCCACCATTTTCAACACTGCGCTCCACCTTAAATTCATTAAACCATGGGAAGATAATGAATTTGATGTAGTCCAGACAAGGATTCCCATCAACAATTTTTGGGGGACAATATGCCTTCTTTATCTTCACATTTACTTCTGCCTATGACAACCATTGAAAAGAATAATGAAGTAGCAGGTAAGAGAGATTTGTTCCCAGGCatttttacattatttatttttctccatataaaagaaaaacacaCCTCTTCGTCCTCCATAAAGATGGAAGAAGATGGATCACTTTTAGACATCTTTTCTTGCCCTTGTTGTAAACCCGGGAGCATGTCTGCATTCACAGCAGTCAGAATCAAGGATTAACCCAGAAAATAAAAGCTCATTATATCACTTTGAAATCTAAATAAAGGAATTAGGAAAATACGATGAGATAAAATGATGGGCTTGTTTTTCCTCTTGATGTCATCACAGTATTCTCTTGCAAGAACATTCACTTTCCGTTGATCCATGCCCAGCTGACAAATGTCAGCCTGTTGAAAAGAAAACATTGGAAAAGATGTAAACTATTATAACACAAAGCATATGGTGATGGAAGATAAAATATATCGAGAAAATCAGTCCTAACTCCTAAGCAATTATACAATATGAACACACTCTTCTACGCAACCTATGCCATTAGCATAACAACAAATAGATTGCACGGTCATATCAAGTCCAACGGATTCCACTCCAGcagagattatatatatatatatatatatatatatatatatatatatatatgagagagagagagagagagagagagagagagttgagaTAAAGAGATGGACACCAGAGTTACTGGCTATTCAGATTTCGAAAGAGCACAAAGTTGTCATTAACATATGTGCTGAGATACAAGGTGTTATTTTTAGgctatttacataaaaaaatccaaaatttttcgctgttttataatttaatccaaaaCTTTAAAAGTTTGGTAAATTTGTCTAAAATTGCAAACTTTGTTGCAACCATattcaagcttaaaacttgaATTGGAGAGAGTGTTTTGCTGACGTGATACGGATTATTTTAGTATACTCATATACCACGTAGATAAATATTATCGATATAAAAAATCCAAAACTCTTAGCTATTTtgcaatttaattcaaaaatttaaattttaatataattcaactcaaaatctctaaatttatactattttacCACTAAATTTCTAAAACCTTATTATTATACTTCATTCCCGTTTGTTTGGTGCAAAAAACCATAGCAATacttctttctatttttaaattttgattcttttaattcttttgggttttaatcatgtcTCTCTCAATGCAATATTTGTGCTTGTACATTTAAGATTCTGTAGACAGTAAGattataatttctattttttattaaattgacaTGTTTTCTTATAACGAATACAGTGAAATTTATTGTGATAGACACCTGACAAAGTATTTAGAAAATAAGAAACTAATAAATATGAGATCCATTGCAATTTCTCTTGGAACTAGTGGCAAATAAAAGAAGTTAAAGTTGTATTTTTTTGCACCAGGTCAAAGGggatgaagaaaaataaattggGATTTTGAGATGAATTACACTAATTTTTAAAGATTTGGACTAAATTGGAAGATAAGAaaaagttttgaattttttGTATCAATATCATTTATCTGTGTCATAtgagtataataaaataattaacgtCATATTGTCACGTCAGCAAAACACACTCTTTTCAAttcaagttttaagcttggatatAATTGCAAACAAGTTTGCAATTTTGAACAATTTTACCAACTTTTAAGGTTTTggattaaattacaaaatagcgaaaagttttagatttttcatgtaaataggccttatttttatttcaagatTAATATTACTTATAACCTAAGTTCATGATTACAGTGTAGCCAGTTCAGAAGTAGAAGTACAATATCTAAACAAATTTCAGCCCTTTTCAAGTTCAATTTGAGCTAAACTGGTAATCTATTCTACAGAAAGAAGAATTAAGGAATTTTGTTGGGGAACAGCCAAAGTCAGTGACAGGCAATCAATAACAGAGATGGAGAAAGCAATCCATCgaatattttttaagtattacTAATGGGACAGATAAAAAATGGGCAAATTTTAGCACACTAAACTTGATACTGCCCAGTGCTTACAGAATTAAATCACTTAAAAGTGCCTACTTCGATTTAACCCAAACACATATGACTCATGAAAAAGTTAACATTGGAACCTTTTCAAAGGTTCTATGTAGTTACTACGACCATGTAAGAAATTCATAAGAATTTGTTTATTTTGGAAAACTAGCAAGATAATTAATTCCATTGCAATGATGCAAATACCTTGAGAAAAAATATGTCAGCACACTGCATGCATGGATACAGAATCTGGGCTGCTGTCAGCTCGTCTTGCTCACTACGACCCATTATTTGAACACAcctaatgaaaagaaaataaattttagttcaCTAATGATTATGGTGATTGCagaagagaaaaggaaaaatttCAATCTGTACTCTGGTACCTCATTATCCTGGGAAGCTTGTTCCTGCGCGCAATGTCCATTACAAGAGGCCAGTACTCAAATGCCCGAGAGTTAATTTCCTCTGAAGACCAGAGAAATTCCACTTTATCTCCTTCAAGATCCATCCCAACTGCCTTCCATATCTCAATCAAATAACGTCCTACCGTTTGAATTTTCTTCAAGTCTCCTCCCATTTTGTTGTTTAGCTGGGCAAACCAATCAGCAATCCAAATTTTCACTTTGCAACCAGCAGACGTCAGTTTATTCACATTTATAGTCTTCATAACTCCCTGTTTGACATTCAAGTCGCAGAAAGGAAAACAAAATCAGCAATGGGTACCAAAAACGTAGAAAAAGAAGTGCTAGCTGATCAGTGATCAGCAAACTTCAAATCTTGGGTGATATAGCGGAATTTAAAGGCACTCAACCTTACAAGAGCATGGAAATTGCAATTATAATGTAGTTAAACAGTGTTCAACAGCAATCTGGTGAGCAACTACGAGGCCAATTCTATCAGAACAGCTTGGGATATGACTATGTAGTTCATCAACAAAAATAAGTGCGGAAGCAAGAAGTGAGTACCTGGGCAATGTGCATTCTCCCAGAAGGCTCGAAGCCATCATAGCAAATGGGTTGGGGCTTTTTGGAAAGAAGATTGAAGAGTTCATCCTCTTGTATACACTCTTCTCCAACGCTCCTTACAATCCGAAACCTCTCCTCTGCACTCAGCCTGACTTTCAATAATCAACAACATCATTACACAAATTAAAGAACTACCCATTAGAATCGAATCAATAATTAGATTAGAGGGAGTGAGCTCActgggaagaggaagaagaggaggCAGGAATAGAATTTGAATAGGAAGAATTGACCGAGAGGGACTGCATCTCTTGGGACGGTGGTGCTTGCTCCTCTGTTGACATAGTTAAACAGAGATGAAATGGAGGCAGATTAATGAAGGATTGATGAGGAGGAAGAAGATCTAAGGGGGTTTGATCTAGGTTTTGGAAGATTGTTTTTTTGTGGCCATGGCCGTTGAGTCCAGCCCAGATCAAAAAAGCTTAAACAGCCCAAATCAGAGTATACCCAAATGCCCAACGCAACGAAAGCGACACAACCATTTATGCTTTGTGGGAAGAGGAGAGgatagaaaaagaataaaaattcgatttttgtaaatttttttgtttaaacATTAATGCTTTTGTTTGGATCGGGGAAGATAGTGAAAAGAGAAGAAATTTGATGTatcaaacttttcttattttgaCATTAAATAGAGGCAGAAGTGGAAGAATTTATATTtctcaaatttttatattcaatttaaaaaaatttactagtttttaaatattattattattaaatatttttaaaaatttattaaaatattcttatattttttctcCGTTCATTTTATTTCTGCCGTTAAAAGTATAGCAAAACATCAAATTAGCCCATTCTTCTGTTTCTTCTCCTCCTTTTTcgattcttcttctttaattctttctctttttctcttttttatttttatttttattttgaaaataagaaattattttattaatggagagaaacaataataaaattttaataaatatgagaaaaaataaatatactttaatagattaaaaaatgataagaatattttaataaatttttaaaaatatagataataacttgttaataatgtgaATAGTCAGAGActaaataatagattttatttgagggcaaaattaaatttaaaaaatttttttctctcatATTTCATCTATTCTAACATAAAAGAGTacgaaaaaatatttcatttaaataaaatataatgacgttttaataaatttctgaaaatataaaaattaatttacgttttaataaatttttaaaaatataggaattgatttattaataatagtaaatttaaagactaaatagtaaatctctctttaatttaaaatatttcttttcaaCTCTgtgaaaaatagagaaaaataaacattaattgtatgaaaataattgaagatcctatttttttatatttctgtTTTTTCACTTTTgagaatatataattatttatcctATTTTTATTCAACAGTATATTTAAATAGTGTCTGGTCCAGAGTTGATATGATTTCTTTTAGTATAGGGTTTTATGAGTGGGTACTGTTGAAGCTTCGGGTTTCAGTGGTGGGGTTTGGATCTTCTAGAGTTCGGCAATTAGATCTCTCTCTGTCCTTCATACCAATTCTCAGTTTATTCATTGTATGGTTCACGGTGACAATCAGATAAATTGGGAATTCACAGCTTGTGTATGGTAGTCCGTGTGAACAATATCGCAACCTCTTTTTCCAAAACCTTTCACAGTATGGCTCTTGTTATATCTAATCCTTGGCTGCTGGTTGGTGATTTTAATACTGTTATGGAGCTGGATGAAACTACTGCTACAGGCCACCATGTGGCCTCTAAATGTTCGATTTTTTGGTAATGGATTAATCGACTGGCGTTAATGGATCTGGGCTTCATGGGGACAAAGTTTACTTGGTGGCGAGGATTGGCGGTTAATGggatgaaaatatatttttaaaatcatgcaggatccgaaaatattttcggatcctgtgtGTCAACTTTGCGAGTTCGGCAGTCATAATGCCGAACTCGCTAGTTCGGCACCTATGGCGCCGAACTGTTGCAAGTTCGGCACCAAGAGTGCCGAACTTTGGAAATTGAGGCTTGTTCGGCACTATGAGTGCCGAACAAGCCTCGTCCATGCCACGGGAGCAGTGAACTGCTCCCGTGGCCACGCTCGCTTCCTCAGGAATGTGGGACGAAGCGTTGAAAGAAAAGGTTCGGCACTATAAGTGCCGAACCCTTTCTGCATGCATGCAGGCCACGCGGGAACATGCATGTGGCCTGCatgcaaaattttttattttatttattttacttttaattttaatatttataagtaaaatatatttgaaatatttatatataattgtaaaaatttttatttttt
The Manihot esculenta cultivar AM560-2 chromosome 1, M.esculenta_v8, whole genome shotgun sequence genome window above contains:
- the LOC110624575 gene encoding tyrosine--tRNA ligase 1, cytoplasmic isoform X1, with translation MSTEEQAPPSQEMQSLSVNSSYSNSIPASSSSSSQLSAEERFRIVRSVGEECIQEDELFNLLSKKPQPICYDGFEPSGRMHIAQGVMKTINVNKLTSAGCKVKIWIADWFAQLNNKMGGDLKKIQTVGRYLIEIWKAVGMDLEGDKVEFLWSSEEINSRAFEYWPLVMDIARRNKLPRIMRCVQIMGRSEQDELTAAQILYPCMQCADIFFLKADICQLGMDQRKVNVLAREYCDDIKRKNKPIILSHHMLPGLQQGQEKMSKSDPSSSIFMEDEEAEVNVKIKKAYCPPKIVDGNPCLDYIKFIIFPWFNEFKVERSVENGGEKIFKSFEEVVAEYESGELHPGDLKPSLARALNKILQPVRDHFNNDANAKDLLKRVKGYRVTR
- the LOC110624575 gene encoding tyrosine--tRNA ligase 1, cytoplasmic isoform X2, encoding MSTEEQAPPSQEMQSLSVNSSYSNSIPASSSSSSQLSAEERFRIVRSVGEECIQEDELFNLLSKKPQPICYDGFEPSGRMHIAQGVMKTINVNKLTSAGCKVKIWIADWFAQLNNKMGGDLKKIQTVGRYLIEIWKAVGMDLEGDKVEFLWSSEEINSRAFEYWPLVMDIARRNKLPRIMRCVQIMGRSEQDELTAAQILYPCMQCADIFFLKADICQLGMDQRKVNVLAREYCDDIKRKNKPIILSHHMLPGLQQGQEKMSKSDPSSSIFMEDEEAEVNVKIKKAYCPPKIVDGNPCLDYIKFIIFPWFNEFKVERSVENGGEKIFKSFEEVVAEYESGELHPGDLKPSLARALNKILQLKAKV